One genomic segment of Coffea arabica cultivar ET-39 chromosome 6e, Coffea Arabica ET-39 HiFi, whole genome shotgun sequence includes these proteins:
- the LOC140009299 gene encoding uncharacterized protein → MKESLRLYIRNRNTGHKKLHASSTLSSTTFCTKEKLLIKRPQISRKSGIRKGTYIFITPYFVLQSELLLLEGNRSSKKSHLALRCFFSDAFLVSFWILSSLTRCSNKSSM, encoded by the exons ATGAAGGAAAGTTTGCGCCTTTATATTAGGAACAGAAATACTGGTCACAAAAAACTTCACGCTTCTTCAACCTTGTCATCTACAACTTTTTGTACTAAAG AAAAACTTCTAATTAAGCGTCCACAGATTTCCA GGAAATCTGGAATCAGAAAGGGAACATACATATTTATCACTCCTTATTTTGTCTTGCAATCTGAGCTCTTACTATTGGAAGGAAATAGGAGCAGCAAAAAATCCCACCTTGCTCTTCGCTGCTTTTTCTCTGATGCCTTCTTGG TCTCTTTTTGGATTTTATCTTCGTTGACAag ATGttcaaacaagtcaagtatgtGA
- the LOC113695947 gene encoding ethylene-insensitive protein 2.2, whose translation MNSFGGKKKMEFDTLTDNRQPSTLQRLFPAVVPVVFIAISYVDPGKWAAAVEGGAHFGVDLVFPVLIFNFAAILCQYLSARIAVVTGRDLAQICSEEYDKITCMLLGVQAEISIIALDLMMVLGTAHGLNVLFGIDLFTGVFLTALNAALFPLLATVLENSRAKYLSICISIFVLVSYIFGVLVSQPASPLPLGGTVTRLSGESAFALMSLLGASIMPHNFYLHSSVVQLDQGPNNVPKETLYHDHFFAIFCIFSGIFLVNYVLMNSAANVFYSTGLLLLTFQDALSLLDQAFRSSIASFCLIMLMFLLSQVTALTWNLSGQVVVRELFKMDIPGWLHHATIRIIAIIPALYCVWNSGAEGIYQLLIFTQVVVSLMLPSSVIPLFRVASSRQLMGIHKISQREEFLALITFIGMLGLKIIFFIELVFGDSDWVSNLRWNIGSSVPVAYVTLLLAASVSFFLMLWLAATPLKSATSRTDAQALDLDMHPTVLESGTEGEQNDVLVPKYQIDKPTGKQEPPVTFEKSLGSSRNLSLPETIFDSENVLPLTTIEENKSEVTIPSPGCSQEASPIVLDRNLDAPIHGDISDGQSQNSQALKTDTTDLAEKTLQVERDIQTVKDDGESWELEEPTKEVPEMNQSLTSEGSGSFRSLSGKSDDVGSGTGSLSRLGGLGRAARRQFAAALDEFWGQMFDLHGQATKEAKAKKLDLLLGLDLKLDAKSSSASVKSDSSRADFTGCFPSLSGQGSDSLISSSLYNSPRQQMGQSLIEPSFGVQRGSSPLLSSPVQLLGAYVRNSSRNTHDSGERRYSSMHIPASSDGYDQQPVTVHGHELASYLNWIAKETGSGILNGQMESPAPISTSSMSSSFRESFARPVGKRPQNGMSISRPPGFHNVSVSRNNFLQSERSMYDVTSPKPTENPNSSINLKKFYSLPDISGFRVPYQESTLSDKSGKWDNSMVNAQSVGSTYDRTSLTVSSRTEAPPGFHGRSPSKVCREPFSLQFSSRSSTGSLWSRQPYEQFGVADRTHAEGEQVKGSYAQESASAIDFEARLLQSFRHSVVKLLKLEGSDWLFRQNGGADEDLIDRVAAREKFLYEAETVPMNWPSNVGEAQFYSDRKSGSAVKSDDTDYTKFSVTSVPHCGEDCVYKVDLIISFGVWCIHRIFELLLMESRPELWGKYTYVLNRLQGIVVLAFFRPRTPMTPCFCLQLPAGWQQKSSPPISNGSLPPPAKQSRGKCTTAASLLDIIKDIEVAISCRKGRTGTAAGDVAFPKGKENLASVLKRYKRHLSNKPIGSQDGGSGSRKVSSSLYYGL comes from the exons ATGAACtcttttggaggaaaaaaaaagatggaattTGACACTTTGACGGACAACCGTCAGCCTAGCACTCTTCAGCGGCTATTTCCAGCTGTTGTACCAGTAGTTTTTATTGCAATCAGCTATGTTGATCCTGGAAAGTGGGCTGCAGCTGTGGAGGGTGGCGCACACTTTGGGGTTGATTTGGTGTTTCCAGTACTTATTTTCAATTTTGCTGCCATTCTTTGTCAATACCTATCAGCTCGTATAGCGGTGGTTACTGGTAGAGATCTCGCCCAG ATTTGCAGTGAGGAATATGACAAAATCACCTGTATGCTATTAGGAGTTCAAGCTGAGATCTCAATTATTGCATTGGACCTAATGATG GTTTTGGGAACTGCACATGGGCTTAATGTTCTGTTCGGAATTGACCTTTTCACGGGTGTCTTTCTGACTGCTCTTAATGCTGCCTTATTTCCACTTCTTGCTACAGTCCTT GAAAACAGCAGAGCAAAATATCTATCCATATGCATCTCAATATTTGTCTTAGTGTCATATATTTTTGGAGTATTGGTTAGTCAACCGGCAAGTCCACTCCCCTTGGGTGGGACAGTGACAAGGTTAAGTGGGGAAAGCGCCTTTGCTTTGATGAGTCTTCTTGGAGCAAGCATTATGCCTCACAACTTTTACCTGCATTCTTCAGTTGTGCAG CTGGATCAGGGGCCAAACAATGTTCCCAAGGAAACCTTGTATCATGACCacttttttgccattttttgcattttcagtgGCATTTTCCTGGTCAATTACGTGCTTATGAACTCAGCTGCAAATGTGTTCTATAGTACCGGTCTTTTGTTGCTTACTTTTCAGGATGCACTGTCCCTGTTGGATCAG GCATTTAGGAGttcaattgcatcattttgtttGATAATGTTAATGTTCCTTTTGAGTCAAGTGACTGCATTGACCTGGAATCTTTCTGGACAAGTTGTTGTGCGCGAACTTTTTAAAATGGATATTCCTGGATGGCTTCATCATGCCACAATCAGAATTATTGCAATCATTCCAGCCCTTTACTGTGTGTGGAATTCAGGAGCTGAAGGTATATACCAATTGCTGATATTCACACAGGTTGTGGTCTCTCTTATGCTTCCATCTTCTGTTATCCCTCTCTTCCGAGTAGCCTCCTCCAGACAATTAATGGGTATCCATAAAATTTCTCAACGGGAGGAATTTTTAGCTCTGATCACATTTATTGGTATGCTTGGTCTTAAGATTATATTTTTTATAGAGCTAGTATTCGGTGATAGTGATTGGGTGAGTAACTTGAGGTGGAATATCGGGAGTAGTGTGCCAGTTGCTTATGTTACTCTTCTTCTTGCTGCTTCTGTCTCCTTCTTTCTGATGCTTTGGTTAGCAGCCACTCCATTGAAATCAGCCACCTCCAGAACAGATGCTCAGGCATTGGACTTGGATATGCATCCTACTGTGCTAGAGTCCGGTACAGAAGGAGAGCAAAATGATGTCCTTGTACCGAAATATCAGATAGATAAGCCTACAGGCAAGCAAGAACCACCAGTGACTTTCGAGAAATCCTTGGGTTCGAGTCGTAATCTCAGTTTGCCAGAGACAATTTTTGATTCTGAGAATGTCCTTCCTTTGACAACTATTGAGGAGAATAAATCTGAAGTTACAATTCCAAGTCCCGGCTGTTCTCAGGAGGCATCTCCAATTGTGCTTGACAGGAATTTGGATGCACCTATACATGGTGATATTTCTGATGGTCAGTCACAGAATTCTCAGGCCTTGAAAACTGATACAACAGACCTGGCGGAAAAGACACTGCAAGTAGAGAGGGACATACAGACTGTGAAGGATGATGGAGAATCTTGGGAGCTTGAAGAACCAACCAAAGAGGTTCCCGAGATGAACCAGTCATTGACATCTGAGGGTTCAGGATCATTTAGAAGTCTCAGTGGAAAAAGCGATGATGTTGGAAGTGGCACAGGTAGTCTCTCGAGATTAGGAGGTCTAGGCCGTGCAGCAAGGCGCCAATTTGCTGCTGCTCTTGATGAGTTCTGGGGACAAATGTTTGATTTACATGGACAAGCCACAAAAGAAGCAAAGGCTAAGAAACTGGATCTGTTACTGGGGTTAGATCTCAAGTTAGATGCAAAGTCTTCATCAGCATCTGTCAAGTCGGACAGCAGTAGGGCTGATTTTACTGGATGTTTTCCATCTTTGAGTGGACAGGGATCTGATTCTTTGATCAGTTCAAGTTTATATAACTCTCCAAGACAGCAGATGGGGCAAAGTCTGATTGAGCCTTCCTTTGGGGTTCAGAGGGGTTCCTCTCCCTTGTTGTCATCGCCTGTGCAACTTTTAGGTGCATATGTGCGGAACTCCAGTCGCAACACTCATGACTCTGGTGAAAGGCGATATTCTAGCATGCATATTCCTGCATCCTCAGATGGCTATGACCAACAGCCGGTTACTGTTCATGGGCATGAGCTTGCCTCTTATCTCAATTGGATAGCAAAGGAAACAGGTTCCGGGATATTGAATGGTCAAATGGAGTCACCAGCACCAATATCCACGTCCTCTATGTCGTCATCTTTCAGAGAGTCATTTGCTCGTCCTGTAGGAAAGAGACCCCAGAATGGGATGAGTATCTCAAGGCCGCCTGGTTTTCACAACGTCTCTGTTTCTAGGAATAATTTTTTGCAGTCAGAGAGATCAATGTACGACGTTACTTCCCCAAAACCTACTGAAAACCCAAATAGTtcaatcaatttgaagaaattttacAGCTTGCCCGATATATCTGGTTTTCGAGTACCCTATCAAGAGTCTACATTATCAGATAAGAGTGGTAAATGGGATAATTCAATGGTAAATGCGCAGTCAGTTGGGTCAACCTATGATAGAACCTCTTTGACTGTTTCGTCACGGACAGAAGCTCCTCCAGGATTTCATGGACGTTCTCCCTCAAAAGTTTGTAGAGAGCCTTTTTCTTTACAATTCAGCTCAAGATCAAGCACTGGGTCTCTTTGGTCTAGACAGCCTTATGAACAGTTTGGTGTGGCTGATAGAACTCATGCTGAAGGTGAACAGGTGAAAGGTTCATATGCTCAAGAGTCTGCCTCTGCAATTGATTTTGAAGCAAGGCTTCTTCAGTCCTTCAGACATAGTGTCGTGAAACTTCTGAAACTGGAAGGATCTGATTGGTTGTTTAGACAGAATGGTGGGGCTGATGAGGATCTTATTGACCGTGTAGCTGCAAGGGAAAAATTCCTGTATGAAGCTGAGACCGTGCCGATGAATTGGCCAAGTAATGTTGGTGAAGCTCAATTTTACTCTGATAGGAAGTCTGGTTCTGCAGTTAAAAGTGATGACACAGATTATACCAAGTTCTCAGTAACATCAGTTCCACACTGTGGAGAGGATTGTGTTTATAAGGTAGATCTGATAATTAGTTTTGGCGTATGGTGCATTCATCGGATATTTGAGCTGTTGCTTATGGAAAGCAGGCCAGAGCTTTGGGGAAAATATACTTACGTACTGAATCGCCTCCAG GGGATTGTTGTTCTGGCATTTTTTAGGCCTCGTACGCCAATGACTCCCTGCTTTTGCCTTCAACTCCCAGCTGGATGGCAGCAGAAATCAAGTCCACCAATTTCGAATGGAAGCTTGCCCCCACCTGCAAAACAGAGCAGGGGGAAATGCACGACTGCAGCATCACTTTTGGACATAATAAAGGATATTGAAGTTGCCATCTCTTGTCGGAAGGGACGAACAGGGACTGCAGCTGGTGATGTTGCTTTCCctaaagggaaagaaaatttgGCATCAGTTCTCAAACGGTACAAACGTCACTTATCAAATAAGCCAATTGGATCCCAGGATGGTGGATCTGGTTCACGCAAGGTGTCATCATCCTTATATTATGGTTTATAG